The Calditrichota bacterium nucleotide sequence CGATCTCGAGGATGTGCGTGGACATGAACACCGTCACCCCGCGCTGCACCAGTCCCTTCAGAAGATTTTTCAGATTCCGTGCGCTCTTTGGGTCAAGGCCCACGGTAGGCTCATCAAGAAACAAGACTTTCGGGTCATGGATGAGCGCCCCACTGAGCGCGATCTTCTGCTTCATGCCATGGGAGTAGGTTTCGATGAGTCGGTCGATGTGACTGCCCAAGTCGAATAACTCCACCAGGTGCTCGAAGCGGCGGAGGGCCGTTGCGCGGTCGACGCGGTAGAGGTCCGCCATGAAGAAAAGGAACTCGCGTCCGGTCAGCTTAGGATAGACGTACGGCCGTTCCGGCACCAGGCCAAGGCAGCTCTTTGCCTCCAAGGGTTGCGTGGCCATGTCGAACCCGTTGATGCGCACGCGCCCACGATCAGGCCGCAGCAGGCCAGTCATGAGCTTGATCGTCGTGGT carries:
- a CDS encoding ABC transporter ATP-binding protein produces the protein MIVAEDLSKRYGSTLAVDELSLTVDGELFVFLGPNGAGKTTTIKLMTGLLRPDRGRVRINGFDMATQPLEAKSCLGLVPERPYVYPKLTGREFLFFMADLYRVDRATALRRFEHLVELFDLGSHIDRLIETYSHGMKQKIALSGALIHDPKVLFLDEPTVGLDPKSARNLKNLLKGLVQRGVTVFMSTHILEIAESMCDRVGIIDKGKLIALGTMAELRGRSSRHRSLEDIFLELTGGDEYREVLKYLEES